The genomic window CCGCCTCGACGGCGTCGACCGCGACTGGTGGCACGCCCGGCGCCGCTCGGGCGGTCAGCGCCTGTCGCTGGTGCCGCTGCCCGCGACGGACTCGTTCGTGCTCCAGGCCGAGATCAACGAGAGCGACGGCGACGTCAAGCCGACGCTCGCCACCTACCAGGCGCTCGTGGACGACGCCTACGGCCCCGGAACCGTCACCCTCCGCGAAGCCCTCTGGACCTCGCGCTGGCGCTACAACGAGCGGATGGTCGACCGCTACCGCGTCGGACGCGTCCTGCTCGCCGGAGACGCCGCCCACGTCCACGCGCCGGCCGGCGCCCAGGGCATGAACACCGGCGTTCACGACGGGATCAACCTCGGCTGGAAGCTGGCCGCCGTCCTCAACGGCGCCCCGGAATCGCTGCTGGACACCTACGAGCAGGAGCGACTGCCGATGGCGGCGGCCGTGCTCGGCCTCTCCAAGGAGCTGCTGACGCGCTTCTCCAAGTTCGAGGACGCCGACCTCGACGTGATGTCCGGCCTCGGGATCACCTATCGCGGCGGCCCGCTCAGCCCCGCCTGGGACGGCGCCGGCCCCCACCCGGGCGACCGCAGCCCCGACGCGACCTGCTCCCGGCCCGACGGACGCCCGGTGCGCCTGTTCGAGCTGCAACGCGGCGGCGACTGGACCCTCTACCGGTTCGGCGCCGGCCCACTGCCCGAGGTCGCGGGAGTCAACGCCTACTCGATCGGCACCGACCTGCTCGACCCGCACGCGGCGGCACGCAGCGCCTACCAGGCACTCGACGACGAGTTCGTCCTGGTCCGCCCGGACGGCCACATCGGACTGCGCACCACCGACGCGACGGCCGTCACCGCGTACCTGGCCACAGTGAGCTGACCGAAATCGGAGTCAGGAGCTTTCCTCGGCGGCGGTCTCGGCCTGGGCGCGGGCCTCGATGATGGCCTGCTCGGCCTTGGCGTGCGCGTCCACGACGATCTGGACGGCCTCTTCCGGCGTGTCCGTCAGGTGCAGAAGCCGGGGGTCGTCGGTGGAGACCAGGCCCCTGGTCAGGAGAGTTCCGTTGATCCAGTCGACCAGGGGCTGCCAGAACTCGCGGCCGACCAGGACGATCGGGAAGCGCGTGATCTTGCCGGTCTGGACGAGCGTCACCGCCTCGAAGAGTTCGTCCAGCGTCCCGAAGCCGCCGGGCAGGACGATGAACGCCTGCGAGTATTTGACGAACATCGTCTTCCGGACGAAGAAGTACCGGAACTCGAGGCCCACGTCGATGTGGTCGTTGAGCTTCTGCTCGAACGGCAGCTCGATGCCGAGCCCGACCGACAGCCCGCCGTCCTCGTCGCAGCCCTTGTTCGCGGCCTCCATGATCCCCGGACCGCCGCCGGTGATCACGGCGTAGCCCGCGCGGTGCAGCCGCGCGCCGATCTCGACGGCGAGGTCGTACTCCGGCGAACCGGGACGGATCCGTGCGCTGCCGAAGACGCTGACCGCCTTCGGCAACTCGGCGAGGAGCCCGAAGCCCTCCACGAACTCGGCCTGGATGCGCAGCACGCGCCACGGGTCGGCGTGCAGCCAGTCCGAGGGGCCGCGGCTGTCGAGGAGCCGCTGGTCGGTGGTGGTCTGCGGGACGGCGCGTCCGCGCAGCGTCGCCGGTCCCTGCCGGCGCGTCCCGGACTCGGTCTCAGATGCCATGGGGTCACCGTAGCCGGACCGGACGGGGCGTAACGGTGAATCCGCCGTCACGCCAGCCAGGCGAGCAGGCGACGTTCGCATTCCCCGATCAGCGGGATCTCGACGGACTCCTCCTGCGTGTGGGCGAGCGTCGGCTCGCCGGGGCCGTAGTTCACGGCGGGGACGCCGAGGGAGGCGAAGCGCGCCACGTCCGTCCAGCCGAGCTTGGCGCGGACCTCGGCGCCGCTGGCCGCGACGAACGCTGCGGCGGCCGGATGGGTGAGGCCGGGGCGGGCGGCGGGCGCGGCGTCCACGACCGTCACGGCGTACCCGGAGAAGACGGACCGCAGATGCGCCTCGGCGTCCGCCACGGACTTGTCGGGCGCGAACCGGTAGTTCACGGTGACGACGCACTCGTCCGGGATGACGTTGCCCGCGACGCCGCCGCGCACGAACACGGCGTTCAGGCCCTCGCGGTACTCCAGCCCGTCCACCACGGGACGCGTCGGCGAGTACGCGCGCAGGACGTCGAGGATCCCGCCCGCAGCGTGGATCGCGTTGGCGCCCATCCAGGCGCGGGCGCTGTGCGCGCGGGCGCCGGTCGCGGCGACCTCGACGCGCATCGTCCCCTGGCAGCCGCCCTCGATGAGACCGCCGGTCGGCTCCAGCAGGACCGCGAAGTCCCCGGCGAGCAGTTCGGGACGCCGTCCGGCGAGCCGCAGCAGCCCGTTGCGCTCCGCCTCGACCTCTTCGCACTCGTAGAACACATAGGTGAGGTCGCGCGACGGCGCCGTCAGCGCTGCCGCCAGCCGGAGCTGGACGGCGACGCCGCTCTTCATGTCCGACGTCCCGCACCCGTACAGCCGGGAGCCCTCGACGCGGGACGGCAGGTTCGCGTTCACCGGCACGGTGTCCAGGTGCCCGGCGAGGACGATCCGCTCCGCGCGGCCGAGGGTCGTCCGGGCGACGATCGTGTCGCCGTCCCGGTCCACCGTGAGGTGCGGCAGCGCGCGCAGCGCCGCCTCCACCAGGTCGGCGAGGTGCCCTTCGGCGCCGCTGACGGACGCGACGTCCACGAGCGCGGCCGTCAGGGCGGCGGCGTCGGAGCTGAGATCGAGGCCCATGGACGGCAAGGGTAACGGGACGGGGCCGCGCCGCCCCGTCCCGCCAGGTCAGGTGTCGAGGCCGTGGTCGCGCAGGATGCCGTTCAGCGCGGCCTTGTCGTGCCGCTGCCCGGGGTCGAGCCGCTTGAGGACGAGCACCGCCGGCAGCCCGAACGACCCGCCCGCGAACTCCTTGATGCGGGTGCCGCCGACCGCGACGCACCAGTCCGGGACGCGGCCCCGGCTGATCTCCTCGCCCGTCTCGACGTCGATGACCGGCATGGACGCCGACAGGTTCGTCCCCGAGCCGATCACCGCGCCGACGCCGACCCGCGCGCCCTCGACGATCATCGAGCGGCTGCCGATCATGGCCTCGTCGCCGATGATGACGGGCTTGGCGTTCGGGGGCTCCAGCACGCCGCCGATGCCCACACCGCCGGAAAGGTGGACGTTCTTCCCGATCTGCGCGCACGACCCGACCGTGGCCCAGGTGTCCACCATCGTCCCGGAGTCGACGTAGGCCCCGATGTTGGTGAACGACGGCATCAGCACGACGCCGGGCGCGAGGTAGGAGCCCCAGCGGGCGATCGCGCCGGGCACCACGCGGACGCCGTCCAGCCGCGTCTTCAGCGGGATGCGGTCGTGGTAGCGGAAGTCGCCGACCTGCGCCTGCACCATCCCGAGCACCTTGAAGCTCAGCAGGATCGCGCGCTTGGCCCGCTCGTCCACGACGACCTCGTCGGAGGCGTCGACGTGCGCGACCCGCGCCTCCCCGCCGTCGATCTGGTCGACGGCGGCGACCACGGCGGCGCGCGCGTCGGCGTCGTCGGGCGTGAGGCCGGCGCGCTTCTCCCACAGCTCGTCGATGACGGACGCGATCGGGCTGGTGAACGTTTCGGTCATGACCCCTGAGCTTAGTGGTGGCCCGATCCCGGTACGGTCGTCGCGTGGCTGCATCGGAGGGGCGGTTCCGGCGCTGGCGGTGGCCCGCCGTGGGTCTCGTCGTCGTGCTCGCGCTCGGCGTCGGCGCGTACGTGGGTTTCCAGCGGCTGCGGCCGTACCTGCACGGGACGAGCTGCGAGGTCCACACGTCCGTCGGCAGCCAGACCCTGGACGTCGACCAGGCCGAGAACGCCGCGACGATCGCGGGCGTCGCGTTCCGCAAGCAGCTCCCCGAGCGCGCCGCGGTGATCGCGTACGCGACGGCGTACCAGGAGTCGCGGCTGACGAACCTCGCGGGCGGCGACCGGGACTCGGTGGGCATGTTCCAGCAGCGTCCGTCGCAGGGCTGGGGCAGCCCGGAGAAGCTGCGCGACCCCGTCCAGTCCACGAGCAAGTTCTTCGACGCGCTCGTCAAGGTGAAGGACTACCTCGACCTGGACCTGCACGACGCGGCGCAGGAGGTGCAGCGCAGCGCGGACGGCACCGCCTACGCCCAGCACGAGGACCTCGGCGAACTGCTCGCGGCGGGCTTCACCGGACGCGAGCCGGGCGCCGTCCGGTGCTGGTACCCGCCGAACCGGGAGGTCCCGGCGCGGCGCGCGGACGCGATCCGCGAGCTGCGCCGCACGTTCGGCAGCAGGCTGCGGGTCCTGACGGCCGCGCAGGGCTCGCCGGCCCCGGCGGCGGACGCGGTCAAGGTCGGGACGCGCCGGTCCGGCTGGGCGGTCGCGGCGTGGGCGGTGACGCACGCGAAGGCGTACGGGCTGCGCGAGGTGCGGTTCGACGGACGGCGCTGGACGTCGCACGCGGGCCACGACGGCTGGACCCCGGACCACGGCGCGCAGGCCGACCGCGTGGTCATCCGCTGATCAGGGGTGGACGATCAGCCAGGTCGCGACGGCGGTCGTCGTGGCGGACCGGTTCCCGATCAGGTGCGGACGGTCGCACGGGAACGTGATCGAGTCGCCCGCGCCGAGCGTGACGACCTCCTCCGCGAACTCGATCGTGAGTTCGCCCGCGGTGACCGTCCCGACCTCGTAGCCCTCGTGCCGCAGCAGTTCACCGTGCGCGCCCGCTTGCGCGTTCGGCGGATAGGTCGACTCGAAGAACTCCACGCCGGACGTCGGGACGGGTGACAGCCGCCGGAACGTCACGCCGCCCGCCAGCCGCAGCGGCGCGACCTCGAACGCCCGGCGGATCGTGAACCGGCGCGGCGCGTCGTCCGGCTCCGGCGCGCGCGCCGCGACGGGTTCGAACACCTCCGCGAGCGAGACGCCGAGCACCGTCACGTACGTGATGAGGCGGCTGACGGACGGGCGCATCGTGCCGCGTTCGATCTGCGACACGGCGCTCGGCGAGATGCCGAGATCGCGGGCCACCGACCGCAGGGAGCGCCCGGCGCGCTCGCGCAGCTGGCGCAGGCGTGCGCCGAGGGCGGCGGCGTCCAGGGCCGACAGGTCCGGTTCAGCGCTCATGCGGGGGTTCCGGGCTCCGGTTCGTCTGTCACACGGGTTTTACAACGCCGAAATTTCCGGCCGCCTGTTCAGGCATAAGTTCACCCTAACCGTTAAGTGATTGCTTAACGGACCCGGTCCCCGCGAGGAATCGCCATGCCCGACAGCGCACCGGCCGCCGAGGCCGTCCGGCCCCCGGAACCCGTTCACGACCCGCGTCTGACCAACGAGGACCTCGCTCCGCTGCGCGAGCAGAACTGGTCCTCCTACAACATCTTCGCGTTCTGGATGTCCGACGTGCACAGCGTCGGCGGTTACGTCACCGCGGGCAGCCTGTTCGCGCTCGGCCTCGCGAGCTGGCAGGTGCTGATCGCGCTGCTCGCCGGCATCCTCATCGTGCAGTTCTTCTGCAATCTCGTCGCCAAGCCGAGCCAGGTCACCGGGGTTCCGTTCCCGGTCATCAACCGGTCGGTCTTCGGGGTGCGCGGCGCGAACATTCCGGCGGTCATCCGGGGGCTCATCGCGATCGCGTGGTACGGCGTCCAGACGTATCTGGCGTCGCAGTCCCTCATCATCGTCTTCCTGAAGTTCTGGCCGTCCACGGCGAGCTGGAACCAGCACACGTTCCTCGGCCTGCCCGCGCTCGGCTATGTCGCCTACGCCATTCTCTGGGTGGCGCAGGCGGCGGTGTTCTGGAAGGGCATGGAGGCCATCAAGCGGTTCATCGACTGGGCCGGCCCGGCCGTTTACGTCGTGATGATCGCGCTCGCGGTCTACCTCGTGGCGAAGGCGGGCTGGGGGAACATCAGCTTCAACCTGGCGCAGGGCAGGCACCTGGACGTCACCCACTCGTTCACGACGATGCTCAGCGCGATCGCGCTGGTCGTGTCGTACTTCTCCGGGCCGATGCTGAACTTCGGCGACTTCTCCCGCTACGGAAAGTCGTTCGACGCGGTGAAGCGCGGCAACCTGCTCGGGCTTCCGGTGAACTTCCTGTTCTTCTCGCTGCTCACCGTCATCACCGCGTCCGCGACGGTCCCGGTGTTCGGGGAACTCATCACCGACCCGATCCACACGGTCGAGCGCATCGACACGACGTTCGCGATCCTGCTCGGCGGGCTCACGTTCGTCATCGCGACGGTCGGCATCAACATCGTGGCGAACTTCATCTCGCCCGCGTTCGACTTCTCCAACGTCAATCCGCAGAAGATCTCCTGGCGGACGGGCGGAATGATCGCGGCGGTCGGCTCGGTGGTCCTCACGCCGTGGAACTGGTATTCCAACCCGACCGCGATCCATTACACGCTCGACCTGCTCGGCGCGCTCATCGGGCCGCTGTTCGGCGCGCTCATCGCGGGCTACTACATCGCGAGCAGGCAACGCGTCGCAGTGGACGACATGTTCACGCTCGACCCGCGCGGACGCTACTGGTTCCGGCGCGGCTACAACCCGAACGCGGTGTGGTCGCTGGTCGCGGGCGGGGTGCCCGCCATTCTCGCGGTGCTCGTCCCGAAACTCGTTCTCGACCTGGACGTCGCGACCGTCGACGTCACCTGGATCTCGAACTATTCCTGGTTCATCGGCTGCGGTCTCGGCTTCGTCACCCTGGCCCTGCTGGAGCGGAGCCGACCCATGATCAAGGTGATGGACCCGGCATGATCCGGATCACCCTGGTCAACCCCAACACCGCCCGGGAGATGACCGAGGCCATCGGCCGCGGCGCCCGGGCGGTCGCGGCGTCCGGGACCGTCGTCACGGCCGTCGGCCCGGCGATGGGCCCGGCCTCGGTGGAGAGCCACTACGACGCGGCGCTCGCCGTCCCGGGCGTGCTCGCCGAGATCGCGGCGGCACCGGACGCCGACGGTTTCGTCATCGCCTGTTTCGGCGACCCGGGGCTGGACGCGGCGCGCGAGGTCGCGTCCGGGCCGGTCGTCGGGATCGCCGAGGCCGCGATGCACACGGCGACGCTGCTCGGACGCGGGTTCAGCATCGTCACGACGCTGGCCCGGACGATCGGCCGTACCGAGGAGCTGGCGCACCGCTACGGCTTCGCGGCGGCGTGCCGGGGCGTGCACGCGTGCGACGTGCCCGTGCTGGAGCTGGACTCGCCGTCCGCGCGCGCCGCCGTCCTCGACCGGTGCGCCGCGGCGCTGGCGACGGACCGCTCGGACGTGCTGGTGCTCGGCTGCGCGGGCATGACCGAACTGACCGGGGCGATCTCGGCGAAGCTCGGCGTCCCGGTGGTGGACGGCGTGGCGGCGGCGACCAAGCTCGTGGAATCGCTGGTCGCGCTGGGCCTGCGGACGAGCACGCACGGCGAGTACGCGCCGCCCCCGCCCAAACCGCAGGCGGGGCTGCTGGCGGAGTTCACCCGGTCTTTCGAGTAAACACTGACGTCTGTTAGTGTTCGCGGCGGCCGACTTCCCAGGGAGCCGCGACATGCGCAGCCTCGCCGTCCTCACGACCGCCCTCCTGCTGCTCACGAGCGCCGTCGTCCCGGCCCGCGCCGCCGCGCCCGGCGGGTACGGGATCAGCGTGCAGCGCAACCTGACGATCAGGCTGCACGACGGGACGGTCCTGCGCGCGGACGTCC from Actinomadura rubteroloni includes these protein-coding regions:
- a CDS encoding FAD-dependent oxidoreductase translates to MTTTDVLIVGAGPTGLITAAALARKGARVRLVDAQPGPQIGSRGKGVQPRTLELLDGFDVARRLLAAGRSRLVIRYVDPDGTAHEHDMTKGVEQTPTTPFARPMVLPQWRLEETLRDLLTTYGVRVEFGTRLTDMRPGGDGVAVELSSGERLRAGWLVGADGGSSTVRKLAGVSFLGVTREEKQMLLGDFRLDGVDRDWWHARRRSGGQRLSLVPLPATDSFVLQAEINESDGDVKPTLATYQALVDDAYGPGTVTLREALWTSRWRYNERMVDRYRVGRVLLAGDAAHVHAPAGAQGMNTGVHDGINLGWKLAAVLNGAPESLLDTYEQERLPMAAAVLGLSKELLTRFSKFEDADLDVMSGLGITYRGGPLSPAWDGAGPHPGDRSPDATCSRPDGRPVRLFELQRGGDWTLYRFGAGPLPEVAGVNAYSIGTDLLDPHAAARSAYQALDDEFVLVRPDGHIGLRTTDATAVTAYLATVS
- a CDS encoding LOG family protein codes for the protein MASETESGTRRQGPATLRGRAVPQTTTDQRLLDSRGPSDWLHADPWRVLRIQAEFVEGFGLLAELPKAVSVFGSARIRPGSPEYDLAVEIGARLHRAGYAVITGGGPGIMEAANKGCDEDGGLSVGLGIELPFEQKLNDHIDVGLEFRYFFVRKTMFVKYSQAFIVLPGGFGTLDELFEAVTLVQTGKITRFPIVLVGREFWQPLVDWINGTLLTRGLVSTDDPRLLHLTDTPEEAVQIVVDAHAKAEQAIIEARAQAETAAEESS
- the dapE gene encoding succinyl-diaminopimelate desuccinylase, which translates into the protein MGLDLSSDAAALTAALVDVASVSGAEGHLADLVEAALRALPHLTVDRDGDTIVARTTLGRAERIVLAGHLDTVPVNANLPSRVEGSRLYGCGTSDMKSGVAVQLRLAAALTAPSRDLTYVFYECEEVEAERNGLLRLAGRRPELLAGDFAVLLEPTGGLIEGGCQGTMRVEVAATGARAHSARAWMGANAIHAAGGILDVLRAYSPTRPVVDGLEYREGLNAVFVRGGVAGNVIPDECVVTVNYRFAPDKSVADAEAHLRSVFSGYAVTVVDAAPAARPGLTHPAAAAFVAASGAEVRAKLGWTDVARFASLGVPAVNYGPGEPTLAHTQEESVEIPLIGECERRLLAWLA
- a CDS encoding 2,3,4,5-tetrahydropyridine-2,6-dicarboxylate N-succinyltransferase, translating into MTETFTSPIASVIDELWEKRAGLTPDDADARAAVVAAVDQIDGGEARVAHVDASDEVVVDERAKRAILLSFKVLGMVQAQVGDFRYHDRIPLKTRLDGVRVVPGAIARWGSYLAPGVVLMPSFTNIGAYVDSGTMVDTWATVGSCAQIGKNVHLSGGVGIGGVLEPPNAKPVIIGDEAMIGSRSMIVEGARVGVGAVIGSGTNLSASMPVIDVETGEEISRGRVPDWCVAVGGTRIKEFAGGSFGLPAVLVLKRLDPGQRHDKAALNGILRDHGLDT
- a CDS encoding helix-turn-helix domain-containing protein; translation: MSAEPDLSALDAAALGARLRQLRERAGRSLRSVARDLGISPSAVSQIERGTMRPSVSRLITYVTVLGVSLAEVFEPVAARAPEPDDAPRRFTIRRAFEVAPLRLAGGVTFRRLSPVPTSGVEFFESTYPPNAQAGAHGELLRHEGYEVGTVTAGELTIEFAEEVVTLGAGDSITFPCDRPHLIGNRSATTTAVATWLIVHP
- a CDS encoding NCS1 family nucleobase:cation symporter-1 produces the protein MPDSAPAAEAVRPPEPVHDPRLTNEDLAPLREQNWSSYNIFAFWMSDVHSVGGYVTAGSLFALGLASWQVLIALLAGILIVQFFCNLVAKPSQVTGVPFPVINRSVFGVRGANIPAVIRGLIAIAWYGVQTYLASQSLIIVFLKFWPSTASWNQHTFLGLPALGYVAYAILWVAQAAVFWKGMEAIKRFIDWAGPAVYVVMIALAVYLVAKAGWGNISFNLAQGRHLDVTHSFTTMLSAIALVVSYFSGPMLNFGDFSRYGKSFDAVKRGNLLGLPVNFLFFSLLTVITASATVPVFGELITDPIHTVERIDTTFAILLGGLTFVIATVGINIVANFISPAFDFSNVNPQKISWRTGGMIAAVGSVVLTPWNWYSNPTAIHYTLDLLGALIGPLFGALIAGYYIASRQRVAVDDMFTLDPRGRYWFRRGYNPNAVWSLVAGGVPAILAVLVPKLVLDLDVATVDVTWISNYSWFIGCGLGFVTLALLERSRPMIKVMDPA
- a CDS encoding aspartate/glutamate racemase family protein, which gives rise to MIRITLVNPNTAREMTEAIGRGARAVAASGTVVTAVGPAMGPASVESHYDAALAVPGVLAEIAAAPDADGFVIACFGDPGLDAAREVASGPVVGIAEAAMHTATLLGRGFSIVTTLARTIGRTEELAHRYGFAAACRGVHACDVPVLELDSPSARAAVLDRCAAALATDRSDVLVLGCAGMTELTGAISAKLGVPVVDGVAAATKLVESLVALGLRTSTHGEYAPPPPKPQAGLLAEFTRSFE